A genome region from Halorussus pelagicus includes the following:
- a CDS encoding PKD domain-containing protein, producing the protein MVRTAVAVPANDDSATQVGEVRIAERDPIERGIPTMMENTLETGVTVILAVLLVMTPVAGAASAGNADAPSSAGAATDPDHAETTGGVGALAQSTSGATARILNFNQQTGRVESGERVMAEVEVRNTGSTRHTFFVGYGVQGPDGTWYNNDERTGTRVTLNANERDWIAVSWTVEDDAPTGRYDARTAVWEESDRDNLHTRLDDERRYGAFEVVERPNRAPSAEMACTDTEVATDEWVTCSAERSTDPDGSIESYRWDISGQDTEYGDSASHAFQQSGYYEFELTVTDDEGATDTASRSVRVEDANDAPSAEITCRPTDAKVGETVECSAAGSDDPDGALEEFDWRFGDGETGYGEYESHAFDEPGTYSVELEVADGAGATDTASERIYVEEAERRPSIDVMCSADEVKVGETVECSAAGSNDPDGTVEEYEWQFGDGTIEYGARVTHTFEEAGSHTLEVEITDDDGLTDSLSGTIRAEAVEKRPSAEISCRPDEVAPGEPVECSAAGSSDPDGAVEEFDWRFEDGGTDYGERVTHVFDEPGTYAVELEVADGDDLTATATERVTVRETNEKPTADIAYSPRRIERGDTVEFDADGSRDPDGRISEYKWDLGGSVKYGERVQYTVGDTDDDTVELTVIDGDGGSDTATQSLSVRSEPPAAFDFAPEQPGSGQSVSFEAERDARIDRYEWDFDGDGEYEATGRNAARAFDSPGKYSVKLRVVGNSGMANTASKIVTVQQNAYFQLTADRGTVETGNGTAVVMFSASNHVNDESLQVKLELDLPEEGVSIQSVGGESPASRKATNFFKVGAGEDKSFRVRLQVNEPGTYDIGGKAVYYFGGQDDRRDRDIGPITVGTEAAMRDVAAEEDERDSARTDPLDSEGTTPGFGPGVTVAGIVVALWVAAKRRS; encoded by the coding sequence ATGGTCAGAACCGCCGTCGCGGTGCCCGCCAACGACGACTCAGCAACGCAAGTCGGCGAGGTCCGAATCGCCGAGCGAGACCCAATTGAGCGAGGGATTCCGACAATGATGGAGAACACTCTCGAAACAGGAGTGACGGTGATACTCGCGGTGCTACTCGTGATGACGCCCGTCGCCGGTGCGGCGTCGGCCGGAAACGCGGACGCTCCGTCGAGTGCGGGGGCCGCGACCGACCCGGACCACGCCGAGACGACCGGCGGCGTTGGGGCACTGGCACAGTCAACGAGCGGCGCGACTGCGCGCATACTCAACTTCAACCAGCAGACCGGTCGTGTCGAATCGGGCGAGCGCGTCATGGCGGAGGTAGAGGTTCGGAACACTGGCAGTACCAGACACACCTTCTTCGTCGGGTACGGCGTCCAAGGACCCGACGGGACGTGGTACAACAACGACGAGCGAACGGGCACGCGAGTCACGCTGAACGCGAACGAGCGCGACTGGATAGCGGTCAGTTGGACCGTCGAAGACGACGCGCCTACCGGACGGTACGACGCGCGAACGGCGGTCTGGGAGGAAAGCGACCGTGACAACCTCCACACGCGACTGGACGACGAACGGCGGTACGGTGCCTTCGAGGTCGTCGAGCGACCGAACCGAGCGCCGAGCGCCGAGATGGCGTGTACCGACACCGAGGTCGCAACTGACGAGTGGGTGACCTGTTCGGCGGAGCGCTCGACCGACCCCGACGGGTCAATCGAGTCGTACCGATGGGACATCAGTGGTCAGGACACCGAATACGGAGATTCGGCGTCTCACGCCTTCCAGCAGAGCGGCTACTACGAGTTCGAACTGACCGTGACCGACGACGAGGGAGCGACCGATACGGCGTCCCGAAGCGTCCGTGTCGAGGACGCCAACGACGCGCCGTCGGCCGAGATTACGTGTCGTCCCACCGACGCGAAGGTGGGCGAGACCGTCGAGTGTAGCGCCGCCGGGTCCGACGACCCGGACGGCGCGCTTGAGGAGTTCGACTGGCGCTTCGGCGACGGCGAAACCGGGTACGGCGAGTACGAGAGCCACGCCTTCGACGAACCGGGCACCTATTCCGTCGAACTCGAAGTCGCCGACGGGGCGGGAGCCACCGACACCGCATCCGAGCGGATTTACGTCGAGGAAGCCGAACGACGGCCCTCTATCGACGTGATGTGTTCCGCGGACGAAGTGAAGGTCGGCGAGACCGTCGAGTGTAGCGCCGCCGGGTCGAACGACCCCGACGGAACCGTCGAGGAGTACGAGTGGCAGTTCGGCGACGGAACCATCGAGTACGGCGCTCGCGTCACGCACACCTTCGAGGAGGCGGGAAGCCACACTCTCGAAGTCGAAATCACCGACGACGACGGCCTGACCGACAGCCTCTCCGGGACGATTCGGGCCGAGGCCGTCGAGAAGCGACCGTCGGCCGAGATCTCGTGTCGCCCCGACGAGGTCGCACCGGGCGAACCCGTCGAGTGTAGCGCCGCGGGGTCGAGCGACCCGGACGGCGCGGTCGAGGAGTTCGACTGGCGCTTCGAGGACGGCGGGACCGACTACGGCGAGCGCGTCACCCACGTCTTCGACGAACCGGGCACCTACGCAGTCGAACTCGAAGTCGCCGACGGCGACGACCTGACGGCCACCGCGACCGAGCGGGTCACCGTGCGCGAGACCAACGAGAAGCCGACCGCCGACATCGCCTACTCGCCGCGGCGCATCGAGCGCGGCGACACGGTGGAGTTCGACGCGGACGGCTCGCGGGACCCCGACGGGCGCATCTCGGAGTACAAGTGGGACCTCGGTGGCTCGGTCAAGTACGGTGAGCGAGTGCAGTACACGGTCGGAGACACCGACGACGACACGGTCGAACTCACCGTTATCGACGGCGACGGCGGGTCCGACACCGCCACGCAGTCGCTGTCGGTCCGGAGCGAGCCACCGGCCGCCTTCGACTTCGCGCCCGAACAGCCCGGTTCGGGCCAGAGCGTCTCCTTCGAGGCGGAACGAGACGCGCGCATCGACCGCTACGAGTGGGACTTCGACGGCGACGGCGAGTACGAGGCGACCGGTCGGAACGCCGCTCGGGCGTTCGATTCGCCGGGCAAATACTCGGTGAAACTCCGTGTCGTCGGCAACAGCGGCATGGCGAACACGGCGAGCAAAATCGTCACCGTCCAGCAGAACGCCTACTTCCAGTTGACCGCCGACCGCGGGACGGTCGAGACCGGAAACGGGACCGCCGTCGTGATGTTCAGCGCGTCGAATCACGTCAACGACGAGTCCCTGCAGGTGAAACTCGAACTCGACCTGCCAGAGGAGGGAGTCTCGATACAGAGCGTCGGCGGCGAGTCCCCCGCGAGTCGGAAGGCCACCAACTTCTTCAAAGTCGGCGCTGGCGAGGACAAGAGCTTCCGCGTCCGTCTGCAGGTGAACGAACCGGGCACGTACGACATCGGCGGGAAGGCCGTCTACTACTTCGGCGGACAGGACGACCGCCGGGACCGAGACATCGGACCGATAACCGTCGGCACGGAAGCGGCGATGCGGGACGTTGCCGCCGAAGAGGACGAACGTGACTCGGCCAGAACCGACCCACTCGATTCGGAGGGAACTACGCCCGGATTCGGTCCCGGCGTCACCGTTGCCGGAATCGTCGTCGCGCTCTGGGTCGCGGCGAAGCGGCGGTCGTAG
- a CDS encoding metallophosphoesterase family protein: MRLLILHDLHLGPSDDRPAYARPDINEAKFDAIVTVGDIVDENRDHAKSAAAGDRYERVGRAFYEFLHEEYDLPILAVPGNHDPLDCVERLTEGLDRAVVAHERVLRESDFPNADADFEGFALAGAGCEQFDQGPEIRYTEFPATDPLEDATSATIDHVAAERAQEVESAAGRYLDGTADAEAVASPLGLAGDARARLPDQLATLEDRYETLYSLATADERVLLFSHVSPFDVAFDHHHATNGLRDRVRSGSIALKHAVRRAAPHAVFSGHTHVYGIDTVRTARGDRYAFNAGSPGVAVVKVETDPAVLNVQTP; the protein is encoded by the coding sequence ATGCGACTCCTGATACTCCACGACCTGCACCTCGGCCCGAGCGACGACCGACCGGCGTACGCCCGCCCGGACATCAACGAGGCGAAGTTCGACGCAATCGTGACCGTGGGCGATATCGTAGACGAGAACCGCGACCACGCCAAGTCCGCGGCGGCCGGAGACCGCTACGAGCGAGTCGGCCGGGCGTTCTACGAGTTCCTCCACGAGGAGTACGACCTCCCGATTCTCGCCGTGCCCGGAAATCACGACCCGCTCGACTGCGTCGAACGTCTCACCGAGGGATTGGACCGGGCCGTCGTCGCCCACGAGCGCGTCCTCCGCGAATCCGACTTCCCGAACGCGGACGCCGACTTCGAGGGGTTCGCGCTCGCAGGAGCGGGATGCGAACAGTTCGACCAAGGTCCCGAGATTCGATACACCGAGTTCCCCGCGACCGACCCCCTCGAAGACGCGACCAGCGCGACCATCGACCACGTCGCGGCCGAGCGCGCCCAAGAGGTCGAGTCGGCCGCGGGCCGGTATCTCGACGGGACGGCCGACGCCGAGGCGGTCGCAAGCCCGCTCGGTCTCGCAGGCGACGCCCGAGCGCGACTGCCCGACCAACTGGCGACGCTCGAAGACCGCTACGAGACGCTGTACTCGCTGGCGACCGCCGACGAGCGCGTCCTGCTCTTTTCGCACGTCTCGCCGTTCGACGTTGCCTTCGACCACCATCACGCGACGAACGGACTCCGGGACCGCGTTCGGAGCGGGTCGATAGCCCTCAAACACGCCGTCCGGCGCGCCGCGCCCCACGCGGTGTTCAGCGGACACACCCACGTCTACGGCATCGACACCGTGAGAACCGCCCGCGGCGACCGCTACGCGTTCAACGCGGGGTCGCCCGGCGTCGCAGTCGTCAAAGTGGAGACCGACCCCGCGGTGTTAAACGTCCAGACGCCCTGA
- a CDS encoding DUF7261 family protein has protein sequence MKGETPATRERAQLVLAAAALVAVALAPVVVAYLQLGYHADVTATAEYDAPDRNAERLLSRAVHDAAGEATGEFAWGERTAAAAAVRSDLSPRLNALRSSRVESGTVYQVGYNQSAAGAWSDANCPGGPNRQFGPCQAHEGVVVQERADETHILAVAFDVRVTTENAETALTLIVERVE, from the coding sequence ATGAAGGGAGAGACGCCAGCGACCCGCGAGCGCGCCCAACTCGTCCTCGCGGCGGCCGCGCTGGTCGCCGTCGCGCTCGCGCCGGTCGTGGTTGCCTACCTTCAGCTAGGCTACCACGCCGACGTGACCGCCACCGCGGAGTACGACGCCCCCGACCGGAACGCCGAGCGGTTGCTCTCGCGGGCAGTCCACGACGCCGCGGGCGAGGCGACTGGCGAGTTCGCGTGGGGCGAGCGAACTGCGGCCGCGGCCGCAGTTCGCAGCGATTTGTCGCCGAGACTCAATGCGCTTCGGTCCTCGCGCGTCGAATCCGGGACGGTGTATCAGGTCGGGTATAACCAATCGGCGGCCGGGGCGTGGAGCGACGCGAACTGTCCCGGCGGGCCGAACCGACAGTTCGGTCCGTGCCAAGCACACGAGGGCGTCGTCGTGCAGGAGCGCGCGGACGAGACCCACATCCTCGCGGTTGCGTTCGACGTGCGCGTGACCACCGAGAACGCGGAGACGGCCCTGACGCTGATCGTCGAACGAGTGGAGTGA
- a CDS encoding DUF7262 family protein, whose protein sequence is MTEKRARGVRGRTPRGQLSLSVVEAGVGVVLILAVAMGFALGVAPPDDRAAQLDLYAEDAATVLAGEPPRHGGATRLSEVVRSPDAFDRERDALRRRVARILPDNLMFRVRTPRGAVGFRKPAGVAVGTASVTTAHGDVRIWVWYV, encoded by the coding sequence ATGACTGAGAAGCGCGCTCGCGGCGTCCGCGGGCGGACGCCGCGAGGCCAGCTATCGCTGTCGGTCGTGGAGGCGGGCGTCGGCGTCGTGTTGATTCTCGCGGTGGCGATGGGGTTCGCGCTCGGGGTCGCGCCCCCCGACGACAGGGCCGCCCAACTGGACCTCTACGCGGAGGACGCCGCGACGGTCCTCGCTGGCGAACCGCCGCGCCACGGCGGCGCAACGCGACTCTCGGAAGTCGTGCGCTCGCCCGACGCCTTCGACCGCGAGCGCGATGCCCTCCGGCGACGGGTCGCGCGAATCCTCCCCGACAACCTCATGTTCCGGGTTCGGACGCCCCGCGGCGCGGTCGGGTTCCGGAAACCCGCGGGCGTGGCTGTCGGGACCGCGAGCGTGACAACTGCCCATGGCGACGTGCGGATTTGGGTGTGGTATGTATGA
- a CDS encoding DUF7263 family protein, producing MTRGQMNLPALAVALLVVTSVTVVSLGLADRAYLSAERDADERRIAVALSERLVAPDSQVTTRANVLDSETVADLNHSRLRSQFPVTGDADVEVRLGDRTLAVGGDPTGGTTVRRIVLVENRTTASLTPDLSPSDPAVTLPRRSPRVEIELTPLDESNVKMVKANENVVLRNESGLRGRFEVRLSRFETTTLAFESDGALAEGSVELTYYPAETSKAVLAVTVDD from the coding sequence ATGACTCGCGGCCAGATGAACCTGCCCGCGCTGGCGGTCGCACTCCTCGTCGTGACCTCGGTGACGGTCGTGAGCCTCGGTCTCGCCGACCGGGCGTACCTGAGCGCCGAGCGCGATGCCGACGAGCGCCGGATTGCGGTGGCGCTCTCGGAACGCCTCGTCGCGCCCGACTCGCAGGTCACGACGCGCGCGAACGTCCTCGACAGCGAGACTGTCGCAGACCTGAACCACTCTCGACTCCGAAGCCAGTTTCCCGTGACCGGCGACGCCGACGTGGAGGTCCGACTCGGCGACCGAACGCTCGCGGTCGGAGGCGACCCGACCGGTGGGACGACCGTCCGTCGCATCGTGCTGGTCGAGAATCGAACGACGGCGTCGCTGACGCCCGACCTCTCGCCGAGCGACCCCGCCGTGACGCTCCCCCGGCGCTCGCCCCGAGTCGAAATCGAACTGACCCCGCTGGACGAGAGCAATGTAAAGATGGTTAAAGCAAACGAGAATGTGGTTCTTCGGAACGAGTCCGGACTCCGCGGCCGGTTCGAAGTTCGGCTCTCGCGGTTCGAGACCACGACGCTCGCCTTCGAGAGCGACGGGGCGCTGGCCGAGGGGAGCGTCGAACTGACCTACTACCCCGCCGAGACGAGCAAGGCGGTGCTGGCGGTGACCGTCGATGACTGA